One window of the Sparus aurata chromosome 7, fSpaAur1.1, whole genome shotgun sequence genome contains the following:
- the birc5b gene encoding baculoviral IAP repeat-containing protein 5b, with protein MASLDVLTTRFYSYDKMYLQESREQSFVDWPFREECNCTPEKMAKAGFVHCPSQNEPDVACCFFCLIELEGWEPDDDPWHEHMKRSPNCAFLTMKKDFTELTVAEFYLMEKERLKVFYRRVCHKKMACLRDDIDQTLDHLKSRLESI; from the exons ATGGCCAGCTTAGATGTGTTGACAACAAGGTTTTACTCATATGATAAAATGTACCTTCAGGAGTCGCGTGAACAAAGCTTTGTGGACTGGCCATTCAGAGAGGAATGTAACTGCACACCAGAAAAG ATGGCCAAGGCCGGGTTTGTCCACTGCCCTAGTCAAAACGAGCCAGATGTTGCCTGCTGTTTCTTCTGTCTGATCGAGCTGGAGGGCTGGGAGCCAGATGACGATCCCTG GCATGAACATATGAAACGCTCCCCTAACTGTGCGTTCCTCACCATGAAGAAAGACTTCACCGAGCTCACCGTGGCTGAATTTTATCTCATGGAAAAGGAAAGGCTCAAGGTCTTTTAT agaAGGGTTTGTCATAAGAAGATGGCATGTTTGCGGGATGACATAGACCAGACGCTCGATCACCTTAAATCTCGGTTGGAATCTATCTGA
- the neurod4 gene encoding neurogenic differentiation factor 4, which yields MMTKPYGKSGDMSELVSSLGWLEEEEDGSSQDGEQSPEMRGHHGLTLGSRIHSCTELGSEDMEEEEEEEGEGEGEEEEEIGPNGENAPKRRGPKKKKMTKARQERFRARRVKANARERSRMHGLNDALESLRRVMPCYSKTQKLSKIETLRLARNYIWALSEVLESGQSPESHGFVEMLCKGLSQPTSNLVAGCLQLGPSPMMINKQEDKCGALGVGGMGVQAGHPLSYPSPGLPSPPYGSLEASHLLHMKGYKGPVYDNPSPNECSSGTPPYDGPLTPPLSISGNFALKQEPSPHDSERNYTPHPGHHAHYLSSHHYPTSTTGGLTGGPQGHPLFQASRYELPLDVAFDSFAHSHLITSQMGTL from the coding sequence ATGATGACCAAACCATATGGAAAGAGCGGCGATATGAGCGAGCTGGTGAGCTCCCTCGgctggctggaggaggaggaggacggcaGCTCTCAGGATGGAGAGCAAAGCCCAGAGATGAGGGGGCACCACGGCCTCACCTTAGGGAGCCGAATCCACTCCTGCACAGAGCTGGGCAGTGAGgacatggaggaagaggaggaggaggagggggagggggagggggaggaggaggaggagattgGACCAAACGGAGAAAACGCTCCCAAGAGGAGAGGccccaagaagaagaaaatgaccAAAGCAAGGCAGGAGAGGTTTCGCGCCCGGCGAGTCAAGGCCAATGCCAGAGAACGTTCACGCATGCACGGGCTGAACGATGCCCTGGAGAGTCTGCGCAGAGTGATGCCCTGCTACTCCAAGACACAGAAGCTGTCGAAGATTGAGACTCTACGGCTGGCCCGCAACTACATCTGGGCTCTGTCGGAGGTGCTTGAGAGCGGCCAGTCTCCAGAGAGCCATGGCTTTGTGGAGATGCTGTGTAAAGGCCTGTCTCAGCCCACCAGCAACCTCGTGGCCGGCTGCTTGCAGCTGGGACCCAGTCCAATGATGATCAACAAGCAAGAGGACAAGTGTGGGGCTCTGGGGGTCGGTGGTATGGGGGTTCAGGCTGGCCATCCCCTTAGCTACCCATCTCCAGGCCTTCCCAGCCCTCCCTATGGCTCCCTGGAGGCATCCCACCTCCTCCATATGAAGGGATACAAGGGGCCGGTGTACGACAACCCCTCCCCTAACGAGTGCAGCAGCGGCACCCCACCATATGACGGGCCCCTCACTCCCCCTCTGAGCATCAGTGGCAACTTTGCCCTGAAGCAAGAGCCTTCTCCGCATGACTCAGAGAGGAACTACACACCCCACCCCGGCCACCATGCCCACTACCTCTCGTCCCACCATTACCCCACTTCCACGACTGGCGGCCTAACAGGAGGGCCTCAGGGCCACCCACTGTTTCAGGCGTCACGCTATGAGCTTCCCCTGGATGTGGCCTTTGACTCCTTCGCTCACTCTCACCTGATCACCTCTCAGATGGGCACCCTCTGA